One genomic region from Antedon mediterranea chromosome 3, ecAntMedi1.1, whole genome shotgun sequence encodes:
- the LOC140044049 gene encoding uncharacterized protein, whose amino-acid sequence MTKPWLTPESDAHKALQDIVTNNLLLRDLKKATEFCHTENLEGFHNMMLKYIPKRSKFEHDEAIARTYLAVEIDNNMTSNRSYGTLADGESQYRLEWSKQSRMYVRRMKESMARSKSTCLGQSDLHLRRRQFVMIVGLKVSDFARKHKAKPDGMSILSKIEKNLCNILEMIEIIGKKGRTLPLILSQNMSEQLSLLVDKRNVVGVAPANIFLFPCSSYQSLGHIRGSDCLRKHAAVACLKNNHLLRFTKMRKHVATSSQILSLSENELNLLASFMGHDLLVHRAYYQVPDSVLRIAKLSKLFLSLEKSNLPAQKGKNLQTIAIDDQTTVYTFNFNI is encoded by the exons ATGACAAAACCCTGGCTAAcaccagagagtgatgcccATAAAGCACTACAAGATATTGTTACAAATAATTTACTTTTGCGTGACTTGAAGAAG GCAACAGAATTTTGTCACACTGAAAATTTGGAAGGATTCCATAACATGATGCTGAAGTACATCCCCAAGCGTAGCAAGTTTGAGCACGATGAAGCAATAGCTCGTACATATCTGGCTGTCGAAATAGACAACAACATGACATCGAACAGATCATATGGAACATTGGCCGATGGTGAAAGTCAATACCGTTTGGAGTGGTCCAAACAATCTAGAATGTATGTGAGGCGTATGAAGGAATCCATG GCAAGAAGTAAGTCTACCTGCCTAGGCCAGTCTGATTTACATCTTCGCCGTCGGCAGTTTGTGATGATTGTGGGACTAAAAGTTTCAGATTTTGCAAGAAAGCACAAAGCAAAACCAGATGGCATGTCCATTTTGAGTAAAATAGAAAAGAATCTGTGTAATATACTGGAAATGATTGAAATCATTGGAAAAAAGGGAAGAACACTACCTTTGATATTATCTCAAAATATGAGTGAGCAACTTTCTTTGTTGGTTGATAAAAGGAATGTTGTAGGAGTGGCCCCAGCAAATATATTTCTGTTTCCCTGTTCAAGTTATCAAAGTCTTGGGCACATCAGAGGAAGTGACTGCCTGCGAAAACATGCAGCGGTTGCATGTCTTAAAAATAACCATTTATTACGTTTTACCAAAATGAGGAAACATGTGGCTACATCATCACAGATTTTGTCCTTATCCGAAAATGAACTAAATTTGTTAGCTTCATTTATGGGCCACGATTTGCTTGTGCATCGTGCATATTACCAAGTACCTGATAGTGTGCTACGAATAGCAAAGCTCTCAAAGTTATTCCTTTCATTGGAGAAATCTAACTTACCTGCTCAAAAAGGCAAAAACCTGCAGACAATTGCCATTGATGatcaaactactgtatatacttttaactttaatatatga
- the LOC140044050 gene encoding uncharacterized protein, with protein MPRCVAANCSNNHFDSVSFHKFPKDAEIRKLWTAAVSRTRLNFTPSDYSVLCSSHFTEEDFAVRFSLSVELGVSGRHSRTLKKGAVPSKFPKPATPGNLPQHPAKKRRSGAYEKRERARVVKDILVASSSTATKQFVDDNDVDMMSDEMTQTTSVAVQTDAYDEHCGCCSEKVRKTMECSSFQFVPKMADKGMQIFSEEHPHPSQYTAPQMCEGATKGNPENDSDDTEDSDSEEEEEDDDEEEIDTDDVNDPDYIPFESDYDIAEDENNYIEDDVYKGRKFIVFEEQLLKAFNVCPVCSGPTERKVSAVIGTFCRIHQFCPTCNHSKYWESQPYIGNLPAGNLLLSASILFAGCCISKILQMFKHMRCAAITRRTFFVHQKTFLLPAVHTLWSEERKLRISELEGDVILGGDGRADSPGHSAKYGCYTLMNLRSGKIVHVEVVQSNEVGSAPKMEKEGLIRSVNKLKDDGVKVDVLVTDRHASIKKWVRENMEDTKHKFDIWHMAKAIKKKLLKAAAQRSCSDLKPWISSIVKHLYWCATSNDTGNGDVTLAKWLSVSRHIRNIHIGHDDLFPRCLHKHMRRAWLAEGSTAANTLIEIVENRRHTNDIKMLSETYQTSKLEAFHSLLNQIAPKLHNYCFNVQLCRTYIAALHYNENGGRDQAETADGEKQYAIKFPKFKKGGSVVRPILVAATYTYVDRLFDTVLEQINSGIKPVEMTSPPPLCSNFHHPDKAEAIEQHKTRFNVHN; from the exons ATGCCTCGTTGTGTTGCTGCAAATTGCAGTAATAATCACTTCGATTCTGTAAGTTTCCATAAATTTCCAAAGGATGCGGAGATTCGTAAACTTTGGACTGCCGCTGTTTCCCGCACAAGACTAAATTTTACCCCGTCGGACTACTCTGTACTGTGCAGCAGTCACTTTACTGAAGAGGATTTCGCGGTTCGCTTCAGCCTCTCAGTTGAATTGGGTGTTTCTGGGAGACACAGTAGAACATTAAAAAAGGGAGCTGTACCCTCAAAATTTCCAAAGCCTGCCACACCTGGAAATTTACCGCAACATCCAGCCAAGAAGAGGAGATCCGGGGCATACGAGAAGAGAGAACGAGCAAGG GTTGTAAAAGACATCTTAGTAGCATCTTCTTCTACTGCAACTAAACAATTTGTCGATGACAATGATGTAGATATGATGAGTGATGAAATGACTCAAACAACAAGTGTTGCAGTTCAAACGGATGCATATGACGAGCACTGTGGTTGCTGTAGTGAGAAAGTAAGGAAGACGATGGAGTGTTCTTCATTCCAGTTTGTCCCTAAAATGGCAGACAAAg GTATGCAAATATTTTCAGAAGAACACCCACACCCGAGTCAATACACAGCACCGCAAATGTGTGAAGGAGCCACTAAGGGAAATCCTGAAAACGACAGCGATGACACTGAAGATAGTGATAGCGAGGAGGAAGAagaggatgatgatgaagagGAGATTGACACCGATGATGTTAATGATCCTGATTACATCCCATTTGAAAGTGATTATGACATTGCTGAAGATGAAAACAA TTACATTGAAGATGATGTCTACAAAGGACGAAAGTTTATTGTTTTTGAGGAGCAGCTCCTCAAAGCGTTTAATGTTTGTCCTGTGTGCAGTGGTCCAACAGAAAGAAAGGTTTCTGCAGTAATTGGGACATTCTGCCGGATCCACCAGTTCTGCCCAACCTGCAATCATTCCAAGTACTGGGAGTCGCAACCATACATCGGAAATCTTCCAGCTGGGAATCTCCTACTTTCTGCTTCAATTCTGTTTGCAGGTTGCTGCATTTCTAAGATTTTGCAAATGTTTAAACACATGCGGTGTGCAGCAATTACCAGAAGAACCTTTTTTGTGCACCAAAAAACATTCTTGTTACCTGCTGTACACACTCTTTGGTCTGAAGAAAGAAAACTGAGGATCTCAGAGCTGGAGGGAGATGTAATCCTTGGTGGTGATGGACGAGCAGACTCACCTGGACATTCCGCCAAGTACGGCTGTTATACTTTAATGAATTTAAGAAGCGGAAAAATTGTTCATGTGGAGGTTGTACag tcgAATGAAGTTGGAAGTGCACCAAAAATGGAGAAAGAGGGACTGATTCGGTCTGTAAACAAATTGAAAGATGATGGTGTAAAAGTTGATGTGCTGGTGACGGACAGACATGCGAGCATTAAGAAGTGGGTCCGTGAAAATATGGAAGACACCAAACACAAGTTTGACATTTGGCACATGGCAAAGG CAATAAAGAAGAAATTGTTAAAAGCTGCAGCCCAGCGATCTTGCTCAGATCTGAAGCCATGGATATCAAGCATCGTGAAGCACCTGTATTGGTGTGCAACATCGAACGACACTGGGAATGGGGATGTGACATTGGCCAAGTGGTTGTCTGTCAGTCGTCACATACGCAACATCCACATAGGACACGATGATTTGTTTCCCAGATGCTTACATAAACATATGAGAAGAGCATGGCTAGCCGAAG GCAGCACAGCAGCAAATACCTTGATTGAAATTGTTGAGAACCGGCGACACACAAATGACATCAAGATGCTAAGTGAGACATACCAAACGTCTAAATTGGAGGCGTTCCATTCGCTTCTCAACCAGATTGCTCCCAAGTTACACAACTACTGTTTCAATGTGCAACTATGCCG AACATATATCGCTGCTCTCCATTACAATGAAAATGGTGGACGTGACCAGGCAGAAACAGCCGATGGTGAAAAGCAATATGCAATCAAGTTTCCAAAATTTAAGAAGGGTGGTTCGGTTGTGAGACCGATATTGGTAGCGGCAACATACA CCTATGTTGACAGACTCTTCGATACTGTTCTGGAACAAATAAATTCAGGAATTAAGCCAGTAGAGATGACATCACCACCACCTTTATGCAGCAATTTCCACCACCCCGACAAGGCAGAAGCAATTGAACAACACAAGACTAGATTTAATGTACACAATTGA